From Pulveribacter suum, a single genomic window includes:
- a CDS encoding molybdenum cofactor biosynthesis protein MoaE, translated as MPRVSIQTQDFDVSAELAALRAGDGRVGAVCCFVGTVRERSEGAHIASMELEHYPGMTEKSIESMVDEALARFDLHGVRVIHRVGLLAPHEQIVLVAVTSAHRGESFAGCEFLMDYLKTQAPFWKKEQTPAGARWVDARESDDAALARWGIRAAPMAG; from the coding sequence ATGCCACGCGTTTCCATCCAGACCCAGGACTTCGACGTTTCCGCCGAGCTGGCGGCCCTGCGCGCCGGCGACGGCCGCGTGGGCGCCGTGTGCTGCTTCGTCGGCACGGTGCGCGAGCGCAGCGAGGGGGCGCACATCGCCTCCATGGAGCTGGAGCACTACCCCGGCATGACCGAGAAATCCATCGAGTCCATGGTGGACGAGGCCCTGGCGCGCTTCGACCTGCACGGGGTGCGCGTGATCCACCGCGTGGGGCTGCTGGCGCCGCACGAGCAGATCGTGCTGGTGGCCGTCACCTCGGCGCACCGGGGCGAGAGCTTTGCGGGCTGCGAATTCCTCATGGACTATCTGAAGACCCAGGCTCCGTTCTGGAAGAAGGAGCAGACGCCCGCCGGCGCCCGCTGGGTGGACGCGCGCGAGAGCGACGACGCGGCGCTGGCGCGCTGGGGCATCCGCGCGGCGCCCATGGCCGGCTGA
- a CDS encoding MoaD/ThiS family protein encodes MTDVTKTITVRYFASIREAVGTGQETLQTGAATLGALRDELIARGEPWAGCLARGRAVRMALNQDMAQDADALPAGAEAAFFPPVTGG; translated from the coding sequence ATGACCGACGTGACGAAGACCATCACCGTGCGCTACTTCGCCTCCATCCGCGAGGCGGTGGGCACGGGCCAGGAGACACTGCAGACCGGCGCCGCCACGCTGGGCGCCCTGCGCGACGAGCTGATCGCCCGCGGCGAACCCTGGGCCGGCTGCCTGGCGCGTGGTCGCGCCGTGCGCATGGCCCTGAACCAGGACATGGCGCAGGATGCCGACGCGCTGCCGGCGGGCGCCGAGGCGGCGTTCTTTCCGCCCGTCACGGGCGGCTGA
- a CDS encoding DUF3149 domain-containing protein, whose amino-acid sequence MRLLQELFTTDVGLFSAVGIAFMLGMGVFFLRLFLRNDAPAAAQDAPHKR is encoded by the coding sequence ATGCGCCTGCTGCAAGAACTCTTCACCACGGATGTCGGCCTGTTTTCGGCCGTCGGCATCGCCTTCATGCTGGGCATGGGCGTGTTCTTCCTGCGGCTGTTCCTGCGCAACGACGCGCCTGCTGCTGCCCAGGACGCGCCGCACAAGCGCTGA
- the mobB gene encoding molybdopterin-guanine dinucleotide biosynthesis protein B, whose protein sequence is MKVVGFAGYSGSGKTTLVEQVIALLVAQGLRVSAIKHAHHGFDMDRPGKDSWRHRQAGAREVLVASDQRMALLREFDAAGAPDVHGLLARLDAQVDWVLVEGFKASSLPRVEVWRAPAAGQPARPVHYPEDAGIVAVATDTPERLPHAPAQPVLDLNAPQGVAQWLLQHADRFDYRAGLAPRPWRP, encoded by the coding sequence ATGAAGGTCGTCGGCTTCGCCGGCTATTCCGGCAGCGGCAAGACCACGCTGGTGGAGCAGGTCATCGCGCTGCTGGTGGCGCAGGGGCTGCGCGTCTCGGCCATCAAGCACGCCCACCATGGCTTCGACATGGACCGGCCCGGCAAGGACAGCTGGCGCCACCGCCAGGCCGGCGCGCGCGAGGTGCTGGTGGCGTCCGACCAGCGCATGGCGCTGCTGCGCGAGTTCGATGCGGCCGGCGCCCCTGACGTGCATGGCCTGCTGGCGCGGCTCGACGCGCAGGTGGACTGGGTGCTGGTGGAGGGCTTCAAGGCCAGCAGCCTGCCGCGCGTGGAGGTCTGGCGCGCCCCGGCCGCCGGCCAGCCGGCGCGCCCCGTGCATTACCCTGAGGACGCCGGCATCGTCGCCGTCGCCACCGACACCCCCGAGCGGCTGCCGCACGCCCCTGCCCAGCCCGTGCTGGATTTGAACGCGCCGCAGGGTGTGGCGCAGTGGCTGCTGCAGCATGCCGACCGATTCGACTACCGGGCGGGCCTCGCGCCGCGCCCTTGGCGCCCTTAG
- a CDS encoding molybdopterin molybdotransferase MoeA — translation MKHSPLKPLDEALAELLAQASLLDGGETVDSFEADGRVLLADAVSALQVPPQDNSAMDGYALRCADVPAPGAQLPVSQRIPAGSVGHALQPETAARIFTGAPVPPGADAVVMQEDCEAQEDGSVRVNAAPRAGQNIRRAGEDIALGATVLAAGTRLTPAALGLAASIGLAQLPVARRPRVALFSTGDELVMPGQVPPTQMKPGSIYNSNRFVLRAMLQRLGCEVTDLGIVPDRLEATVDALRQAAAGHDLILTSGGVSVGEEDHVKPAVQSLGSLDLWLIAMKPGKPFAYGRVGGAHFIGLPGNPVSSLITFSVLVRPFLLRLQGAHDVAPKTIAATAAFTWPRADKRREFLRVRLNAEGQLERYANQGSGVLTSTVWGDGLVEAAPGQTIAHGDSVRFIPFAELL, via the coding sequence ATGAAGCACTCTCCCCTCAAACCCCTGGACGAGGCCCTGGCCGAGCTGCTGGCCCAGGCCAGCTTGCTGGACGGCGGCGAAACCGTGGACAGCTTCGAGGCCGACGGCCGCGTGCTGCTGGCCGACGCCGTCTCCGCCCTGCAGGTGCCCCCGCAGGACAACAGCGCCATGGACGGCTACGCCCTGCGCTGCGCCGACGTGCCTGCGCCCGGCGCGCAGCTGCCCGTGTCGCAGCGCATTCCCGCCGGCAGCGTGGGCCACGCCCTGCAGCCGGAAACGGCCGCGCGCATCTTCACCGGCGCGCCCGTGCCGCCCGGCGCCGACGCCGTGGTCATGCAGGAGGACTGCGAGGCGCAGGAGGACGGCAGCGTGCGCGTGAACGCCGCGCCGCGCGCCGGCCAGAACATCCGCCGCGCCGGCGAAGACATCGCCCTGGGCGCCACCGTGCTGGCCGCCGGCACGCGCCTGACGCCCGCCGCCCTGGGGCTGGCCGCAAGCATCGGCCTGGCGCAGTTGCCCGTGGCGCGCCGCCCGCGCGTGGCGCTGTTTTCCACCGGCGACGAGCTGGTCATGCCCGGGCAGGTGCCGCCCACGCAGATGAAGCCGGGCAGCATCTACAACAGCAACCGCTTCGTGCTGCGCGCCATGCTGCAGCGCCTGGGCTGCGAGGTGACGGATTTGGGCATCGTCCCCGACCGGCTGGAGGCCACCGTCGATGCGCTGCGCCAGGCCGCCGCCGGGCACGACCTGATCCTGACCAGCGGCGGCGTGTCCGTGGGCGAGGAAGACCACGTCAAGCCGGCCGTGCAAAGCCTGGGCTCGCTGGACCTGTGGCTGATCGCCATGAAGCCGGGCAAGCCCTTTGCCTACGGCCGGGTGGGCGGCGCGCACTTCATCGGCCTGCCGGGCAACCCGGTCTCCAGCCTGATCACCTTTTCCGTGCTGGTGCGGCCCTTTTTGCTGCGGCTGCAGGGAGCGCACGACGTTGCTCCCAAAACCATAGCTGCCACCGCAGCGTTCACGTGGCCCAGGGCCGATAAACGCCGTGAATTCCTGCGCGTGCGCCTGAACGCCGAGGGCCAGCTGGAGCGCTATGCCAACCAGGGCTCGGGCGTGCTCACCTCCACCGTCTGGGGCGACGGCCTGGTGGAGGCCGCCCCGGGCCAGACCATCGCGCACGGCGACAGCGTGCGCTTCATCCCGTTTGCCGAACTGCTATGA